Proteins encoded together in one Candidatus Sulfotelmatobacter sp. window:
- a CDS encoding dehydrogenase E1 component subunit alpha/beta → MATTKIDPKLALTGNGGTKKGKLYEGLTRDQLIQAYRLIYTSRRIDDREILLKRQQKIFFQMSGAGHEAIGVAAGLALKPGYDWFYPYYRDRALCLALGVAPYEMFLQGVGAADDPSSGGRQMPSHWSYPRLNVVTQSSPTGSQILQAIGCAEAGRYLARHPKAAEIPASDFVDYRQFKNVSFQGDEVTYVSLGDGTSSEGEFWEAMNAAALGKLPVIFCVEDNGYAISVPVEVQTAGGSISRLVSGFPNFHFEEVDGTDPIASYAAFVRATRYCREGHGPSFVHAHVIRPYSHSLSDDERLYRPDTERERDAQRDPVTRTQMFLLREDILDEKGINQLEKEVEAQLQAAVDRALEALPPAPESITKFVYSPDLDPASSVFDTQAVAAELPADGKKPAGKTMADLITATLRDEMKRDERIVIFGEDVADCSREEYLKRKLVKGKGGVFKLTFGLQCEFGNDRVFNTPLAEASIIGRATGMATRGLKPVVEIQFFDYIWPAMMQLRDELPTIRWRSNNGFSCPVVVRVAIGGYLTGGAIYHSQCGESVFTHIPGLRVVFPSNSQDAAGLLRTAIRCDDPVLFLEHKRLYRESFGRAAYPGPDYMIPFGKAKIVQPGTDLTVITYGAVVPRALQAAQKLEREQGVKIELIDLRCLNPFDWETIAASVAKTNRALVAYEDTLSWGYGAEIAARIADQLFDKLDAPVRRVAAKDVFVAYQPILEDAILPQPNDLFLAMKELAAY, encoded by the coding sequence ATGGCCACGACGAAGATCGACCCTAAGCTGGCCCTGACGGGCAATGGTGGCACGAAGAAGGGCAAGCTGTACGAGGGACTCACCCGCGATCAGCTCATCCAGGCTTACCGGCTGATTTACACTTCTCGACGCATCGACGACCGGGAAATCCTGCTGAAACGGCAGCAGAAAATTTTCTTTCAAATGTCGGGCGCCGGGCATGAGGCCATTGGCGTAGCGGCCGGGCTGGCGCTGAAGCCCGGGTACGACTGGTTCTATCCTTACTATCGGGATCGGGCGCTGTGCCTGGCGCTTGGCGTTGCGCCTTACGAGATGTTTCTTCAAGGCGTGGGCGCGGCCGATGATCCCAGCTCCGGCGGGCGGCAGATGCCTTCGCACTGGAGCTATCCGCGGCTGAACGTCGTGACGCAGTCGTCGCCGACGGGATCGCAGATTTTGCAGGCGATTGGGTGCGCGGAAGCCGGGCGTTATTTAGCGCGCCATCCTAAGGCCGCCGAAATTCCGGCCTCCGATTTCGTCGATTACCGGCAGTTTAAGAATGTCAGCTTTCAGGGGGACGAAGTCACGTACGTTTCTCTCGGCGACGGCACCTCGAGTGAAGGCGAGTTTTGGGAGGCGATGAATGCTGCCGCCCTGGGAAAGTTGCCGGTGATTTTCTGCGTCGAAGACAACGGCTACGCGATCTCGGTGCCGGTAGAAGTGCAGACTGCCGGGGGAAGCATATCGCGCCTGGTCTCTGGATTTCCGAATTTCCATTTCGAAGAAGTCGACGGGACCGATCCGATCGCGAGCTATGCGGCATTCGTACGGGCGACGCGTTATTGCCGCGAGGGGCATGGGCCGTCTTTCGTTCATGCTCACGTGATTCGCCCGTATTCGCACTCATTGTCGGACGACGAACGGCTCTATCGGCCTGACACCGAGCGCGAGCGCGACGCGCAGCGCGATCCGGTGACGCGCACCCAGATGTTTCTGTTGCGCGAAGACATCCTCGACGAAAAGGGCATCAATCAACTCGAAAAAGAAGTTGAAGCCCAGTTGCAGGCCGCGGTTGACCGGGCGCTCGAAGCGCTGCCGCCCGCTCCGGAATCGATTACGAAATTCGTTTATTCTCCCGATCTCGATCCCGCGTCGTCGGTTTTCGATACTCAGGCTGTAGCGGCAGAACTTCCTGCTGACGGTAAAAAGCCGGCTGGCAAGACGATGGCCGATCTCATCACGGCGACGCTACGCGACGAAATGAAGCGCGATGAGCGCATCGTGATCTTTGGCGAAGATGTCGCCGATTGCAGCCGCGAAGAATATTTGAAGCGGAAGCTGGTGAAGGGCAAGGGCGGGGTCTTTAAGCTGACTTTTGGCCTGCAATGCGAGTTCGGCAATGATCGCGTGTTCAATACTCCGCTGGCCGAGGCTTCGATCATTGGACGCGCCACCGGAATGGCCACGCGCGGGCTGAAGCCGGTTGTCGAAATTCAATTCTTCGACTACATCTGGCCCGCGATGATGCAGCTTCGCGACGAATTGCCGACGATCCGCTGGCGCTCGAACAACGGATTCTCCTGTCCCGTCGTGGTTCGCGTCGCCATCGGCGGATATCTCACTGGCGGCGCCATTTATCACTCACAGTGTGGGGAGAGCGTGTTCACGCACATTCCCGGGCTGCGTGTTGTGTTTCCCTCGAACTCTCAGGACGCTGCCGGGCTCTTGCGGACGGCGATCCGCTGCGACGATCCGGTGCTGTTTCTCGAACACAAGCGGCTGTATCGGGAATCGTTTGGGCGCGCTGCATATCCCGGGCCGGATTACATGATTCCGTTCGGCAAGGCGAAGATTGTTCAGCCTGGTACCGACTTAACCGTGATTACCTATGGAGCGGTCGTGCCGCGGGCTCTACAGGCAGCGCAGAAATTGGAGCGCGAGCAGGGCGTAAAAATTGAATTAATCGACTTGCGGTGCCTGAATCCGTTCGACTGGGAGACAATTGCCGCGTCGGTTGCCAAGACCAATCGCGCTCTCGTCGCCTACGAAGACACGTTGAGCTGGGGCTATGGGGCCGAGATTGCGGCCCGCATCGCGGATCAGCTTTTCGATAAACTCGACGCGCCCGTGCGTCGCGTGGCTGCGAAAGATGTGTTCGTGGCTTATCAGCCGATCTTGGAAGACGCGATTCTGCCGCAGCCGAACGATTTGTTTCTGGCCATGAAGGAACT
- a CDS encoding arsenate reductase ArsC, with protein sequence MKKQSVLILCTGNSARSQMAEGLLRHDAGDRFEVFSAGVNPSKVRPEAIAVMRELDIDITGQRSKHESEFAGQNFDYVLTVCDNAREVCPIFPVETRTIHHSFVDPADHKGSEEERLAVFRAVRDQLREYLKTFPARE encoded by the coding sequence ATGAAGAAACAGTCAGTCTTAATCCTCTGTACTGGCAACTCGGCTCGCAGCCAGATGGCCGAGGGTTTGCTGCGCCACGACGCGGGAGATCGCTTTGAAGTCTTTAGCGCAGGCGTGAACCCGAGCAAAGTCCGGCCCGAGGCTATTGCTGTGATGCGCGAACTGGACATCGACATTACGGGGCAGCGCTCGAAGCACGAGAGCGAATTCGCGGGCCAGAACTTCGACTATGTGCTCACGGTCTGCGATAACGCGCGCGAAGTTTGCCCGATCTTTCCCGTCGAAACAAGGACCATTCATCATAGTTTCGTGGATCCTGCCGATCACAAAGGCTCCGAGGAAGAGCGGTTGGCGGTGTTTCGGGCGGTGCGGGACCAGCTTCGGGAGTATCTGAAAACGTTTCCGGCCCGCGAATAG
- a CDS encoding MIP/aquaporin family protein yields the protein MVRRVATEALGTTFLLMAVVGSGIMGERLASGNMAIALLANSVATGAALVALILALGPISGAHFNPVVTLADAMQGGMAWREVPGYLTAQILGAFGGVAAANAMFGLPLFFLSHHTRSGWPLWWSEFIATFGLLAVIWGCARAHSTAVSFAVGAYITSAYWFTSSTSFANPAVTLARLASDTFAGIRPADVPAFIVAQLAGGLAATLAFRWMARPEITAVDKPDIL from the coding sequence GTGGTCCGACGTGTTGCAACTGAGGCGCTGGGCACGACCTTTCTGCTGATGGCGGTAGTTGGCTCCGGCATCATGGGCGAGCGCTTAGCCAGCGGCAATATGGCGATAGCGCTGCTCGCCAACTCGGTGGCGACGGGAGCGGCGTTGGTGGCGCTGATCCTGGCGCTGGGGCCGATTTCGGGTGCGCACTTCAACCCCGTGGTCACATTGGCCGATGCCATGCAAGGCGGCATGGCATGGCGCGAAGTGCCTGGATATTTGACTGCGCAGATCCTCGGCGCTTTCGGCGGAGTCGCTGCGGCGAATGCCATGTTTGGCCTGCCGCTGTTTTTCCTCTCTCATCACACGCGGAGCGGATGGCCTCTTTGGTGGAGTGAATTCATTGCCACGTTTGGTCTGCTCGCGGTGATCTGGGGATGCGCCCGCGCCCACTCCACCGCTGTGTCGTTTGCTGTCGGCGCCTACATTACCTCGGCCTATTGGTTTACGTCCTCCACTTCGTTTGCGAATCCGGCGGTAACTCTGGCGCGTCTGGCCAGCGACACGTTTGCCGGGATTCGACCTGCCGACGTTCCTGCTTTCATCGTTGCCCAATTGGCCGGTGGACTGGCCGCGACGTTGGCTTTTCGTTGGATGGCGCGTCCTGAAATTACGGCAGTCGACAAACCGGACATATTATGA
- a CDS encoding arsenite methyltransferase, with protein sequence MSTADVTDIKEIVKQKYGEAALRVKSGGSSCCGATASTGCCDPIITNLYDAAQAGQIPEEALLASLGCGNPTALAQLNPGEVVLDLGSGGGIDVLLSARRVGPTGKAYGLDMTDEMLALANENKGKAGIENVEFLKGEIENIPLPDNSVDVIISNCVINLSADKDKVLREAFRVLKPGGRFAVSDVVTRGEILPEIRRSVLAWVGCIAGALDENDYRGKLSAAGFEQIEIEPTRIYRAEDAREFLAGQGIDVDVIAPQVDGKFLSAFLRAVKPRAVKPSRAPEACCGPTCCN encoded by the coding sequence ATGAGCACCGCTGACGTGACCGACATCAAGGAAATTGTGAAGCAGAAATACGGGGAAGCCGCATTGCGCGTGAAGTCTGGAGGAAGTTCCTGTTGCGGCGCGACTGCGAGCACCGGGTGCTGCGATCCGATTATCACGAACCTCTATGACGCGGCGCAGGCCGGACAGATTCCCGAAGAGGCTTTGTTGGCCTCGCTCGGCTGCGGCAATCCGACGGCGCTCGCCCAGTTGAATCCGGGCGAGGTCGTGCTCGATCTCGGCTCCGGCGGTGGCATCGATGTGCTGCTTTCGGCTCGACGCGTTGGTCCCACTGGCAAGGCCTATGGTCTCGACATGACCGACGAGATGCTGGCGCTGGCCAACGAAAACAAAGGCAAGGCGGGAATTGAAAATGTGGAGTTTCTCAAGGGCGAGATCGAGAACATTCCGCTGCCTGATAATTCTGTCGATGTAATCATCTCGAACTGCGTGATCAATCTCTCGGCCGATAAAGACAAAGTTTTGCGCGAGGCTTTTCGCGTGCTGAAGCCGGGCGGGCGATTTGCTGTCTCCGATGTGGTGACTCGCGGAGAGATTCTGCCTGAGATTCGGCGGAGTGTGCTGGCGTGGGTGGGGTGCATTGCGGGCGCGCTCGATGAAAACGACTATCGCGGCAAGTTGAGCGCCGCCGGGTTCGAGCAGATTGAAATCGAGCCGACGCGGATTTATCGAGCTGAAGATGCGCGCGAATTTCTTGCGGGGCAGGGAATCGATGTTGACGTCATCGCTCCGCAAGTAGATGGAAAGTTTCTGAGCGCTTTTCTTCGAGCAGTAAAACCGCGCGCCGTGAAACCATCTCGCGCACCGGAGGCATGTTGTGGTCCGACGTGTTGCAACTGA
- a CDS encoding metalloregulator ArsR/SmtB family transcription factor, which produces MPLLTTIKSAERVARYADMFSAMGTESRLRIMQLLLTAHPEGLVVGDIQSELEIPNSTLSHHLDKLRTEGLVEVHREGTFLRYTANCEALQELLQFLYAECCTRNKALRLQDIVQICK; this is translated from the coding sequence ATGCCGTTGCTTACGACCATCAAATCTGCCGAACGAGTGGCCAGGTACGCGGACATGTTCTCGGCCATGGGAACCGAGTCACGGCTGCGCATCATGCAGTTGCTGCTTACGGCGCATCCTGAGGGACTAGTCGTAGGCGACATTCAGTCAGAGCTGGAAATTCCCAACTCGACCCTCTCGCATCATCTGGACAAGCTGCGAACCGAAGGCTTGGTCGAAGTGCATCGCGAAGGAACGTTTCTGCGCTACACGGCCAATTGCGAGGCTCTCCAGGAATTGTTGCAGTTCCTTTATGCGGAGTGTTGCACCCGGAATAAGGCGCTGAGGCTGCAAGACATCGTACAAATCTGCAAGTAG
- a CDS encoding HAD-IA family hydrolase, whose amino-acid sequence MIHTRRAFEPHSIKLVIFDLDGTLIDSRLDLVHSVNAALRHIERPELPDDVIASYVGDGAPILIQRALGGEVVDEALVRKGLEFFLSYYREHKLDHTTVYPGIAEALAAIQQASLQQSSIYKSGNGSPRKLAVLSNKPVNPSRAIVEALGLGRFFSQIYGGNSFATKKPDPEGALKLLEESGVRPEQAAIVGDSHVDVRTGRNAGLWTIGVTYGFAPHTLGSEPPDVLVDQPQEIGVLFSPS is encoded by the coding sequence ATGATTCATACACGTCGCGCCTTCGAACCGCACTCCATCAAGCTTGTAATCTTCGACCTCGACGGCACGCTGATCGACTCGCGCCTCGACCTCGTCCATTCCGTAAATGCGGCGCTCCGCCACATCGAACGCCCGGAATTACCCGATGACGTTATCGCCAGCTATGTGGGCGATGGCGCCCCCATCCTGATTCAACGCGCGCTGGGCGGCGAAGTCGTCGATGAGGCACTGGTCCGCAAAGGCCTGGAATTCTTTCTTTCTTACTACCGCGAGCACAAACTCGACCACACTACCGTTTATCCCGGAATCGCCGAGGCGTTGGCCGCAATTCAACAGGCTTCCCTTCAACAATCGTCAATTTATAAATCGGGGAACGGCAGTCCGCGCAAACTGGCCGTGCTATCGAACAAGCCGGTTAACCCTTCGCGGGCCATCGTAGAAGCCCTGGGCCTGGGACGATTCTTCTCGCAGATCTACGGCGGCAACAGCTTCGCCACCAAAAAGCCAGACCCTGAAGGCGCGCTAAAATTGCTGGAGGAGAGTGGCGTCCGCCCGGAGCAGGCTGCAATTGTGGGCGATTCTCACGTGGACGTGCGTACCGGCCGCAATGCCGGACTGTGGACGATTGGAGTAACCTATGGCTTCGCGCCCCACACCTTAGGGAGCGAACCGCCTGACGTGCTCGTCGATCAGCCGCAGGAAATTGGCGTCCTGTTCTCGCCAAGCTGA
- a CDS encoding PilZ domain-containing protein, translated as MQSPNNLGNSPTYELLDARRHRRFKLQVAIRVYPRGCPVVRGDTVDISESGISAMLREEVPLAEMVRLEFILPLGEVELLAMVRQRNAFRYGFQFVEATSAHDIIGRTCRQLAVEQSASESTSH; from the coding sequence TTGCAATCGCCTAATAATCTCGGAAATAGCCCGACCTACGAACTCTTGGACGCCCGCCGCCATCGCCGCTTCAAGCTGCAAGTAGCCATCCGTGTCTACCCGCGGGGTTGTCCGGTGGTTCGGGGGGACACTGTCGATATCAGCGAATCCGGCATCTCCGCCATGCTGCGCGAGGAAGTTCCCCTCGCAGAAATGGTTCGCCTGGAGTTCATTCTGCCCCTGGGCGAGGTCGAACTTCTAGCCATGGTTCGCCAAAGAAACGCCTTCCGCTACGGCTTCCAGTTCGTGGAAGCCACCTCCGCGCACGACATCATCGGCCGCACCTGTAGACAGCTGGCGGTGGAACAGTCCGCGTCCGAGTCCACGTCTCATTAA
- a CDS encoding MBL fold metallo-hydrolase, with the protein MELLFACATITVARETPYNDLMIHAILPVGPLRCNCSVIGDETTREAMVIDPGDDIADIQAVIAKHHLQVKQIAITHAHIDHVGGAMKLRAATGAPILLNQNDYALLQMLDAQAQWIGVAPPGKVEIDRSVTTGETVAAGQHTAQILHTPGHTEGSICLYFPAEKKLIAGDTLFAGSIGRTDLPGGNMQKILHSLHTTVLALPDETVVVPGHGELTTIGEERETNPFLIKRNEGRR; encoded by the coding sequence ATGGAGCTATTGTTTGCCTGCGCCACCATTACCGTCGCACGGGAAACACCCTACAATGACCTCATGATTCACGCCATCCTCCCCGTCGGCCCCCTGCGATGCAACTGCTCCGTCATCGGCGACGAGACCACCCGCGAAGCCATGGTCATCGATCCCGGCGACGACATCGCCGACATCCAGGCCGTAATCGCCAAACACCATCTGCAAGTCAAACAGATCGCAATCACCCACGCCCACATCGACCACGTCGGCGGAGCCATGAAGCTCCGCGCCGCCACCGGCGCACCCATCCTGCTCAACCAGAACGATTACGCACTGCTGCAAATGTTAGACGCGCAGGCGCAGTGGATCGGCGTTGCTCCTCCGGGAAAAGTAGAAATCGACCGCAGCGTCACCACCGGAGAAACCGTCGCCGCCGGCCAGCATACCGCGCAAATCCTCCACACCCCCGGCCACACCGAAGGCAGCATCTGCCTGTATTTCCCCGCCGAAAAAAAGCTAATCGCCGGCGACACCCTCTTCGCCGGCTCCATCGGCCGCACCGACTTGCCCGGCGGCAACATGCAGAAAATCCTCCACTCCCTGCACACCACGGTCCTGGCCCTGCCGGACGAAACGGTAGTAGTCCCCGGCCACGGCGAGCTGACGACGATTGGAGAAGAGCGCGAGACCAACCCTTTCCTGATTAAGCGAAACGAGGGTAGGCGCTAA
- a CDS encoding pyridoxal phosphate-dependent aminotransferase, translated as MFLKPAFSDRTSWKLGLNRFTQAVEEVRSSGTKIFDLTVSNPTRVGLEYDSAAILQALASPRALDYDPQAKGVLPAREAVAAYYRDEHVVRDLDPERIILTISTSEGYSFVFRLLCNAGDELLVPKPSYPLFEFLADLQDVRLVPYPLIYDHGWQMDFPSLEKAVTERTRGVVVVHPNNPTGSYVSAGERAALNGFCRERGLAVVVDEVFLDYGLDAARGETRVGTDAFVRPVERSSTVVEAQTKSRSLRDNADRHSPIHILGRDDKRRGSFAGNDEVLTFTLSGLSKIAALPQMKVAWVVMSGPEEIVSPAMGRLEVIADTYLSMNAPVQWALPVLLEQRKSIQRQLMARVERNLAELDRQSAGQKACERLRVDGGWYAVLRVPVTRSDEQLAIELVREKAVVVHPGHFYDFPRDGYLVLSLITEEGEFAEGIGRVLEKLNPH; from the coding sequence ATGTTCTTGAAGCCGGCATTTTCTGATCGCACTAGCTGGAAACTGGGACTGAACCGGTTTACGCAGGCGGTGGAAGAGGTGCGGTCGAGCGGGACGAAAATTTTCGATTTGACGGTTTCGAATCCGACCCGGGTGGGGTTGGAGTATGACTCGGCCGCGATTTTGCAGGCGCTCGCATCTCCGCGGGCGCTCGATTACGATCCGCAGGCGAAGGGGGTGCTGCCGGCTCGCGAGGCTGTGGCCGCGTATTACCGGGATGAGCATGTGGTTCGCGACCTGGATCCGGAGCGGATCATTTTGACTATCAGCACCAGCGAAGGGTATTCGTTTGTGTTTCGGTTACTGTGCAATGCGGGGGATGAGTTGCTGGTGCCGAAGCCGAGTTATCCGCTGTTTGAGTTTCTAGCGGATTTGCAGGATGTGCGGCTGGTGCCGTATCCGCTGATTTACGACCATGGGTGGCAGATGGATTTTCCGTCGTTGGAAAAGGCCGTTACGGAGCGCACGCGGGGCGTGGTGGTGGTGCATCCCAATAATCCGACGGGGTCGTATGTGTCGGCGGGAGAGCGCGCGGCTTTGAATGGATTTTGCCGGGAGCGAGGGCTGGCCGTGGTGGTGGATGAGGTGTTCTTGGATTATGGGTTAGATGCCGCGAGAGGAGAGACTCGCGTGGGGACGGACGCATTCGTCCGTCCGGTCGAGCGAAGCTCGACGGTGGTGGAGGCGCAAACGAAAAGCAGGTCCCTCCGCGATAATGCCGATCGGCATTCGCCGATCCACATTCTCGGCCGGGATGACAAGAGGCGGGGAAGTTTTGCGGGAAATGACGAAGTTCTGACGTTTACGTTGAGCGGGCTGTCGAAGATTGCGGCGCTGCCCCAGATGAAGGTGGCTTGGGTGGTGATGAGCGGGCCGGAGGAAATCGTGTCACCGGCGATGGGGCGACTGGAGGTGATTGCCGATACTTATCTGTCGATGAATGCGCCGGTGCAGTGGGCGCTGCCGGTGTTGCTGGAGCAGAGGAAGAGTATTCAGCGGCAGTTGATGGCGCGAGTCGAGAGAAATCTCGCAGAACTGGATCGGCAGTCGGCGGGGCAGAAGGCTTGTGAGCGGCTGCGTGTGGATGGGGGATGGTACGCGGTGCTCCGGGTTCCGGTGACGCGCTCGGATGAGCAGTTGGCCATTGAGTTGGTGCGGGAGAAGGCGGTAGTGGTGCATCCGGGGCATTTTTATGATTTTCCAAGGGATGGATATTTGGTGTTGAGCTTGATTACAGAAGAGGGGGAGTTTGCGGAGGGGATTGGGAGAGTGCTGGAGAAGTTGAATCCTCATTAA
- a CDS encoding glycoside hydrolase family 20 zincin-like fold domain-containing protein, protein MNKRRLLVVVGLLFSVAAVRPMFGAALSTMDSDGGAQLKLEPAPKEVQLRDGGFKVGPKTKILVLLGHQSEDRIAAETLAEQVADQSGLKLDILGMKAAGKAADGAIVLARLQDKQVRRFLARKGLKADETVGEDGYILFSSKSHLIVAAKSGQGLFYGVQTLRQLLRPAGKGLMCPAVGIRDWPNLEKTGLRDDNLSRGTVPVMLQFRGPGE, encoded by the coding sequence ATGAATAAGCGACGATTGCTGGTTGTGGTTGGGCTGCTGTTTAGCGTTGCGGCGGTCCGTCCGATGTTCGGTGCTGCACTGTCGACGATGGATTCCGACGGTGGGGCGCAACTGAAACTGGAGCCTGCACCGAAAGAGGTGCAGCTGAGGGACGGCGGATTCAAGGTCGGACCGAAGACCAAGATTCTGGTTCTGCTGGGGCATCAGTCGGAAGATCGCATTGCCGCCGAAACCCTGGCCGAACAGGTGGCGGACCAGTCGGGATTGAAGCTGGACATTTTAGGGATGAAGGCGGCGGGCAAGGCGGCGGACGGCGCCATTGTGCTGGCGCGGCTACAGGATAAACAAGTGCGGAGATTTCTGGCGCGTAAAGGGCTCAAAGCCGATGAAACGGTGGGGGAGGATGGATACATTCTGTTCTCCAGCAAGTCGCACTTGATTGTGGCGGCGAAGAGCGGGCAGGGATTGTTCTACGGAGTGCAGACTTTGCGGCAGTTGCTGCGCCCGGCGGGGAAGGGATTGATGTGTCCCGCAGTGGGGATTCGGGATTGGCCGAATCTGGAGAAGACTGGTCTGCGAGATGATAATTTGAGCCGTGGGACTGTGCCGGTGATGTTGCAGTTTCGCGGGCCGGGCGAGTAA
- a CDS encoding D-glycerate dehydrogenase — protein sequence MDKKFRVFATCDIGEAIEVLRRRGYEVEVYPQPEAPAKSLIVERVRSGVDGLITTLRDPIDAEVFEAGKGRLKVVAQIAVGFDNINRADANRYKVPFTHTADVLTEATAEFAFFMMGTLARKMWAAEHLTRENRWGYWHPYLPFLGDEVTGKTVAVIGTGRIGLAFIKKCVGFDMNVLCYDPAYENHEFVKTIQEINDLRHARGLTREKAWIKYVAFEEALSGADFVSVHVPLLRVGESATPTYHLFNEQTLRLMRPTAYLVNTSRGPVVDEGALARALRENWIAGAALDVYEKEPLPADSPLRDPAIADRCRLMPHFASAARITRLSTDPDKGMAGRCAQGLIDVLEENYNGDITKMPYVVNKEAFAK from the coding sequence ATGGATAAGAAGTTTCGCGTATTTGCCACTTGCGATATTGGAGAAGCGATTGAGGTGTTGCGGCGGCGCGGGTATGAGGTCGAAGTGTATCCGCAGCCGGAGGCGCCGGCGAAGAGTTTGATTGTCGAGAGGGTGAGGTCAGGGGTGGACGGATTGATCACTACGCTGCGCGACCCGATTGATGCTGAAGTGTTTGAGGCTGGCAAGGGCCGGTTGAAGGTTGTGGCGCAGATTGCGGTAGGGTTTGACAACATCAATCGCGCCGACGCCAACCGATATAAAGTTCCGTTCACGCATACAGCGGACGTGCTGACTGAGGCGACGGCGGAGTTTGCCTTTTTCATGATGGGAACGCTGGCGCGGAAGATGTGGGCGGCAGAGCATTTGACGCGCGAAAATCGGTGGGGGTACTGGCATCCGTACTTGCCTTTTCTGGGGGATGAGGTTACCGGCAAGACCGTGGCCGTGATCGGGACCGGCCGGATCGGCCTGGCGTTTATCAAGAAATGCGTTGGCTTCGATATGAATGTCCTGTGTTATGACCCGGCGTATGAGAATCACGAGTTCGTGAAGACGATTCAGGAGATCAATGATCTGCGGCATGCGCGCGGGCTGACTAGAGAGAAGGCGTGGATCAAGTATGTGGCGTTTGAAGAGGCCTTGAGCGGGGCGGATTTTGTGAGCGTGCATGTGCCGCTGCTGCGCGTGGGGGAGAGCGCGACGCCGACCTATCATCTGTTCAATGAGCAGACGTTGCGGCTGATGAGGCCGACGGCTTATCTGGTGAATACTTCGCGGGGGCCGGTGGTGGACGAGGGAGCACTGGCGCGGGCGTTGCGGGAGAATTGGATCGCGGGGGCGGCGTTGGATGTTTATGAGAAAGAGCCACTGCCGGCGGATTCTCCGCTGCGTGATCCAGCGATTGCGGATCGCTGCCGATTGATGCCGCACTTTGCCTCGGCGGCGCGGATCACGCGACTGTCGACCGATCCGGATAAGGGGATGGCTGGGCGGTGTGCGCAGGGGCTGATCGACGTGCTCGAGGAGAACTACAACGGGGACATCACAAAAATGCCTTATGTTGTTAATAAAGAAGCATTTGCGAAATAA
- a CDS encoding prepilin peptidase, producing the protein MDPFLASSIFLFGLCFGSFLNVCIYRLPLGLSVVAPRSACPGCKQPIAFYDNLPVLSWLILQGRCRHCKTKISPRYLLIELLTGLLFLACYWYFGWTLFTLKYCVFAFLLLGLIFTDAETKLLPDKLTLPGLALGIAFSLLVPVNDLAAQFLSGVVSFPFSGDVSMRIVSLLDSLLGAAVGASFIYGAGAIYLRWRGTEGMGFGDVKLMAMVGAFLGMKLTIFTIFTASIAGSFFGLTTVFVVWLKRTHRFMNRLANAQAARRRGWQSAQLVLRNYQMPFGVFLGSMAMVAFFFGNRFLHWYGGLW; encoded by the coding sequence GTGGATCCATTCCTGGCATCGTCGATTTTTCTGTTCGGGCTGTGCTTTGGCAGCTTTCTGAACGTGTGCATCTATCGCCTGCCGCTGGGACTTTCGGTGGTGGCGCCACGTTCGGCCTGCCCCGGATGCAAGCAGCCGATCGCCTTCTACGATAATCTTCCGGTATTGAGCTGGCTGATCTTGCAAGGCCGTTGCCGCCACTGCAAAACTAAGATTTCGCCTCGTTATCTTCTGATTGAGTTGCTGACCGGCCTGCTGTTTCTGGCGTGCTACTGGTATTTCGGCTGGACGCTTTTCACGCTGAAATATTGCGTCTTCGCATTTCTGCTGCTGGGCCTGATTTTCACCGACGCCGAAACCAAGCTTCTGCCGGACAAGCTGACGCTGCCGGGACTGGCGCTCGGCATCGCCTTCAGCCTGCTGGTCCCGGTGAACGATCTGGCAGCGCAGTTCCTGTCGGGCGTGGTGAGCTTTCCGTTTAGCGGCGACGTTTCCATGCGGATCGTTTCGCTGCTCGATTCCCTGCTGGGCGCCGCCGTAGGCGCTTCCTTCATTTACGGCGCGGGCGCAATTTATTTGCGCTGGCGCGGCACGGAAGGCATGGGTTTTGGCGACGTCAAGCTGATGGCCATGGTGGGTGCGTTTCTGGGGATGAAGCTGACCATCTTCACTATTTTTACCGCATCAATCGCCGGATCGTTCTTCGGCCTGACCACCGTTTTCGTCGTATGGCTGAAGCGCACGCATCGTTTCATGAATCGCCTGGCGAACGCGCAGGCTGCACGACGCCGAGGATGGCAGTCTGCGCAACTGGTCTTGCGCAATTATCAAATGCCTTTTGGAGTCTTTCTGGGCAGCATGGCGATGGTCGCCTTCTTCTTCGGCAATCGCTTCCTGCACTGGTACGGAGGGCTCTGGTGA